The Falco peregrinus isolate bFalPer1 chromosome 1, bFalPer1.pri, whole genome shotgun sequence genome has a window encoding:
- the GPRIN2 gene encoding G protein-regulated inducer of neurite outgrowth 2, with product MSADSHQLHTHSYQDSLSSTCYSLLNVNSHPLSKSSSSLAYSGQSSLEESQSNKQELKKSHSSTICHTLGNKSDARSPGWSFSQPGMVGLGSVVQTMSDRSGNDNSQSRSKTTNHILIAEESPVSWEVRGTKMCVKSSTVENVSSACIVHQQSMCKTEEPGTTLQRSHSDLTCSCKQQTYVTHVETSAAHSSLSSSCRHDPPMARVSFQTQRYGSETNENTSHYQNLVTHLPVLPRDQKVPTNSFDSSGIPRNTTVYTDPGTFHAAVLGPHMPGNGFSNRTMFSQATGIIHGGLTYGTIPNSAYSPMVMTVHNNSAGACNIRQDPCMKVDATVPAYCHSLPIPSIQLVPRLVCSVSESGKEQAAPGYFHSFSTSDILTYPKLVSSVSESGLDAKRVLKCCSIPGEQLQHAQHCAQPERAPPETKAACVALSSQQGADMVMTMKDMWTMTSMNDLTKGLKPAHEFRDAEVQTLPTMECKSVATSPAAAAEGHSHVFPEVNLEQDLEAPKSPVREVRWDDEGMTWEVYGASVDPEVLGLAIQKHLEIQIEQFQTDPAQLAGDSNEEPSSDKMGKKRSFRTMMHSLRYPSCCARSSTAVE from the coding sequence ATGTCAGCTGACAGCCACCAGCTCCACACTCATTCCTACCAGGACTCACTAAGTTCTACTTGTTACAGTCTCTTGAATGTCAATAGTCACCCCCTGTCGAAGAGCTCCTCAAGTCTGGCTTATAGTGGGCAATCAAGTTTAGAGGAAAGTCAAAGCAACAAACAGGAGCTAAAGAAAAGCCACAGTAGCACCATCTGCCATACCCTGGGAAACAAGAGTGATGCAAGGAGTCCTGGGTGGTCCTTCTCACAGCCTGGGATGGTGGGACTTGGATCAGTGGTCCAAACCATGAGCGACCGGTCAGGCAATGACAATTCACAGAGCAGAAGTAAGACTACAAACCATATTCTTATCGCTGAAGAGTCCCCAGTGTCCTGGGAAGTGAGGGGCACTAAGATGTGTGTAAAGAGCAGCACTGTTGAGAATGTTTCTTCAGCCTGCATCGTCCACCAGCAAAGCATGTGTAAAACGGAAGAACCAGGAACGACCCTTCAGAGAAGCCACTCAGACCTAACTTGCAGTTGCAAACAACAGACCTATGTCACTCACGTAGAAACCAGTGCTGCTCACTCCAGCCTAAGTTCTAGCTGCAGGCATGATCCACCAATGGCTAGGGTGTCTTTCCAAACGCAGAGGTATGGatcagaaacaaatgaaaatacatctcACTATCAAAACCTTGTGACTCATCTTCCCGTTCTGCCCAGAGACCAAAAAGTACCCACAAACAGCTTTGACAGCAGTGGTATTCCACGTAACACTACTGTTTACACAGATCCTGGAACGTTTCACGCTGCCGTGCTAGGACCCCACatgcctggaaatggtttctcAAACAGGACGATGTTCAGTCAAGCCACTGGGATTATTCACGGTGGTCTGACTTACGGTACTATTCCAAACTCTGCATACTCCCCCATGGTGATGACGGTTCATAACAATTCTGCAGGGGCCTGTAATATACGGCAGGACCCTTGTATGAAGGTAGATGCCACCGTCCCTGCCTACTGCCATTCTTTGCCCATACCATCTATACAACTTGTGCCACGGTTGGTATGCTCGGTTAGCGAGTCAGGAAAAGAGCAGGCAGCACCTGgctattttcattccttttctacTTCAGACATTCTGACATATCCTAAGCTGGTGTCTTCAGTAAGTGAATCAGGCCTGGATGCCAAGAGAGTCCTGAAGTGCTGTAGCATTCCTGGAGAACAACTGCAACATGCTCAACACTGCGCTCAGCCAGAGAGAGCTCCTCCAGAAACAAAGGCTGCCTGCGTTGCCCTTAGTAGCCAGCAAGGTGCAGACATGGTAATGACCATGAAGGATATGTGGACTATGACCTCTATGAATGATTTAACCAAAGGATTGAAACCAGCTCATGAGTTTAGAGATGCCGAGGTACAAACCCTTCCAACCATGGAGTGCAAATCCGTGGCAACAAGCCCGGCGGCTGCAGCAGAAGGCCACTCGCATGTGTTCCCCGAGGTGAACTTGGAGCAAGACTTGGAGGCCCCCAAATCTCCAGTACGTGAAGTGAGATGGGATGATGAAGGAATGACATGGGAAGTGTATGGGGCATCTGTGGATCCAGAAGTCCTTGGGTTAGCCATTCAAAAACATCTTGAGATTCAAATAGAACAATTCCAGACAGACCCTGCTCAGCTGGCTGGGGACAGTAATGAGGAGCCATCTTCTgataaaatggggaaaaaaaggtcattCAGAACAATGATGCATTCCCTGAGATACCCGAGCTGTTGTGCTCGTTCCAGTACTGCAGTGGAGTGA